A window of the Malaclemys terrapin pileata isolate rMalTer1 chromosome 6, rMalTer1.hap1, whole genome shotgun sequence genome harbors these coding sequences:
- the ZBTB5 gene encoding zinc finger and BTB domain-containing protein 5 produces MDFPGHFEQIFQQLNYQRLHGQLCDCVIVVGNRHFKAHRSVLAACSTHFRALFTVAEGDQTMNMIQLDSEVVTAEAFAALIDMMYTSTLMLGESNVMDVLLAASHLHLNSVVKACKHYLTTRTLPMSPPSDRVQEQNARMQRSFMLQQLGLSIVSSALNSTQSAEEQQNTMSSSMRSNIEQRTTFPIRRLHKRKQSSEDRARQRIRPTIDESIISDVAPESGQSVVHSREEFFSPDSLKIVDNSKADVVTDNQEDNTIMFDQSFGPQEDAQVPSQSDNSGGNISQMSMASQATQVETSFDQEATSEKNNFQCENPEISLNEKEHMRVVVKSEPLSSPEPQDEVSDVTSQAEGSESVEVEGGVVSAEKIELSPESSDRSFSDPQSSTDRVGDIHILEVSNNLEHKSTFSISNFLNKSRGGNFGANQNDDNIPNTTSDCRMDGDASYLMSPESGPTNGHSSATVSHVENPFNEPADSHFIRPMQDVMGLPCVQTSGYRAAEQFGMDFPRSGLGLHSLSRAMMGSPRGGASNFPGYRRIAPKMPVVTSVRSSQMQDSTSNSQLIMNGTSSSFENGHPSQPGPPQLTRASADVLSKCKKALSEHNVLVVEGARKYACKICCKTFLTLTDCKKHIRVHTGEKPYACLKCGKRFSQSSHLYKHSKTTCLRWQSSNLPSTLL; encoded by the coding sequence ATGGATTTTCCAGGACATTTTGAGCAAATCTTTCAACAGCTAAACTACCAGCGTCTTCATGGTCAACTTTGTGACTGTGTCATTGTGGTGGGGAACAGGCATTTCAAAGCCCATCGCTCCGTTTTGGCAGCATGCAGCACACATTTTCGAGCTCTCTTTACGGTAGCAGAGGGAGACCAGACCATGAACATGATCCAACTGGACAGTGAGGTAGTAACAGCGGAGGCCTTTGCGGCTCTGATTGACATGATGTACACCTCCACGCTCATGCTTGGAGAGAGCAATGTTATGGATGTCTTGCTGGCAGCTTCTCACTTACATTTGAACTCTGTTGTTAAAGCATGTAAACACTACCTTACTACAAGGACGCTGCCAATGTCACCACCTAGTGATAGAGTTCAAGAACAAAATGCACGCATGCAAAGATCTTTCATGCTTCAGCAGCTTGGACTGAGTATAGTGAGCTCTGCATTAAATTCCACCCAGAGCGCAGAGGAACAACAAAATACTATGAGCTCATCAATGAGAAGTAACATAGAACAACGCACTACTTTTCCGATTCGGCGTCTCCACAAACGGAAACAGTCTTCTGAAGACCGGGCCAGACAGCGCATCAGGCCTACCATAGACGAGTCCATCATTTCAGATGTTGCCCCAGAGAGCGGGCAGTCGGTAGTTCATTCACGGGaagaatttttttcaccagattcACTGAAGATTGTGGACAATTCTAAAGCTGATGTTGTGACTGATAATCAAGAGGATAACACCATTATGTTTGATCAGTCTTTTGGCCCCCAAGAAGATGCCCAAGTGCCCAGTCAGTCTGACAACAGTGGAGGAAACATTTCGCAAATGTCCATGGCATCTCAAGCAACGCAAGTGGAAACTAGCTTTGACCAAGAAGCTACTTCTGAGAAAAACAACTTTCAGTGTGAAAATCCAGAGATCAGTCTAAATGAAAAAGAACATATGAGGGTGGTGGTTAAATCCGAGCCCTTGAGTTCCCCAGAGCCTCAAGATGAAGTGAGTGATGTCACTTCCCAAGCAGAAGGCAGTGAGTCTGTTGAAGTGGAAGGAGGAGTAGTCAGTGCAGAAAAGATAGAACTGAGTCCGGAAAGTAGCGATCGTAGCTTTTCTGACCCCCAATCTAGTACTGATAGGGTTGGTGACATCCATATTTTGGAGGTGTCGAATAACCTGGAACACAAGTCTACTTTCAGTATCTCAAATTTTCTGAATAAGAGCCGAGGTGGCAATTTTGGTGCTAATCAAAATGATGACAACATTCCAAATACAACCAGTGACTGCAGAATGGATGGAGACGCCTCTTATTTAATGAGTCCAGAGTCTGGGCCTACTAATGGCCATTCCTCTGCTACCGTCTCTCATGTGGAGAATCCATTCAATGAACCTGCAGACTCTCACTTTATTAGACCTATGCAGGATGTAATGGGTCTTCCATGTGTACAGACTTCTGGATACCGGGCAGCGGAACAGTTTGGGATGGACTTTCCAAGGTCTGGCTTGGGACTACACTCTTTATCAAGGGCAATGATGGGCTCTCCAAGAGGTGGAGCTAGTAACTTTCCCGGCTACCGTCGCATAGCCCCCAAAATGCCTGTTGTGACCTCTGTTAGGAGCTCCCAAATGCAAGATAGTACATCTAATTCCCAGTTGATAATGAATGGGACCAGTTCCTCTTTCGAAAATGGGCATCCTTCCCAGCCTGGTCCACCACAGTTGACCAGGGCATCTGCTGATGTTCTTTCAAAATGTAAGAAGGCCTTATCTGAGCACAATGTCTTGGTTGTAGAAGGTGCTCGCAAATATGCCTGTAAAATCTGCTGCAAGACTTTCTTGACCTTAACAGACTGTAAGAAGCACATCCGCGTGCACACAGGAGAAAAGCCTTATGCCTGTTTAAAGTGTGGCAAACGGTTCAGCCAGTCCAGCCATTTGTATAAACATTCCAAAACTACCTGTCTGCGGTGGCAGAGCAGCAACCTACCCAGCACTTTGCTTTAA